The Winogradskyella schleiferi genome has a window encoding:
- the frr gene encoding ribosome recycling factor — translation MNEDIKFIIDSAKESMEAAMKHLEKQLVNIRAGKASPAMLGSVMVDYYGSQTPLSQVANVNTPDGRTISVQPWEKSMLQEIERGIMLANLGFNPMNNGDMIIINVPPLTEERRKNLAKQAKAETEDAKVGIRNARKEAMNDIKNADVSEDLQKNAEIDVQTLTDTYVKKIDEILEVKEKEIMTV, via the coding sequence ATGAACGAAGACATTAAATTTATAATAGACTCAGCAAAAGAATCTATGGAAGCTGCGATGAAGCATTTAGAAAAACAGCTCGTTAACATAAGAGCAGGTAAAGCGAGTCCTGCAATGTTAGGCAGCGTTATGGTAGATTATTATGGTTCGCAAACTCCTCTGAGCCAAGTCGCTAATGTCAATACACCAGATGGTAGAACCATTTCCGTTCAACCTTGGGAAAAATCCATGTTGCAAGAAATTGAACGTGGAATTATGTTGGCCAATTTAGGGTTTAATCCTATGAACAATGGTGACATGATTATCATCAATGTACCTCCATTAACAGAAGAACGTCGTAAAAATTTAGCCAAACAAGCTAAGGCAGAAACGGAAGACGCTAAAGTAGGAATTAGAAATGCGCGAAAGGAAGCTATGAACGACATAAAAAATGCAGATGTTTCTGAAGATTTACAGAAAAATGCTGAAATTGATGTGCAAACTTTAACCGATACTTACGTTAAGAAA
- a CDS encoding universal stress protein, whose product MKNILVTIDLKGNEQLLIDQASKLAEKFEAKVWIIHIAAPDPDFVGYSVGPQYIRDNLATELRKEHRLLQNYSVQLEKKGIESEGLLVQGPTLEMILEEADKLKIDLIISGYQDHGFFYKALYGSVSNSLIKESNIPVLIVPVD is encoded by the coding sequence ATGAAAAACATATTAGTAACCATAGATTTAAAAGGGAATGAGCAATTACTCATTGACCAAGCCTCGAAATTGGCAGAAAAATTTGAGGCTAAAGTTTGGATCATTCATATTGCAGCACCAGATCCAGATTTTGTAGGTTATAGTGTTGGGCCACAATATATACGAGATAACCTTGCCACTGAACTTAGAAAAGAACATCGATTACTTCAGAACTATTCAGTTCAATTAGAGAAGAAAGGTATTGAATCCGAAGGGTTATTAGTACAAGGCCCAACCTTGGAAATGATATTGGAAGAAGCGGACAAACTTAAAATTGATCTTATTATCTCAGGCTATCAGGACCATGGCTTTTTCTACAAGGCTTTATATGGAAGCGTTTCTAATTCGCTTATAAAGGAGTCAAATATTCCAGTATTAATTGTTCCAGTAGATTGA
- the pyrH gene encoding UMP kinase codes for MKYKRILLKLSGEALMGNRQYGIDPERLSEYAKDIKEITDLGVEVAIVIGGGNIFRGVAGAMNGMDRVQGDHMGMLATVINGLALQNALEDADVKTRLQTAIKINEVAEPFIRRKAMSHLNKGRVVIFGGGTGNPYFTTDSAAVLRAIEIEADVILKGTRVDGIYTADPEKDLNAVKFENISFKDVLSKGLKVMDTTAFTLSQENNLPIIVFDMNKKGNLLKVVTGENIGTKVN; via the coding sequence ATGAAATATAAAAGAATTCTACTAAAATTATCTGGAGAAGCCTTAATGGGAAACCGTCAATATGGGATTGATCCTGAGCGCTTATCCGAATATGCTAAAGACATCAAAGAAATAACTGACTTAGGTGTAGAAGTTGCCATAGTAATTGGTGGTGGAAATATTTTTAGAGGTGTTGCTGGAGCGATGAATGGTATGGATCGTGTGCAAGGTGATCATATGGGAATGCTGGCCACTGTAATTAATGGCTTGGCATTACAAAATGCCTTAGAAGATGCTGATGTGAAAACACGTTTGCAAACTGCTATTAAAATTAATGAAGTAGCAGAACCTTTCATTAGAAGAAAAGCGATGAGCCATCTTAATAAAGGACGTGTTGTTATATTTGGAGGTGGCACAGGAAATCCGTATTTTACTACAGATTCAGCGGCCGTTTTGCGTGCTATTGAAATTGAAGCAGATGTCATTTTAAAAGGTACACGTGTTGATGGTATTTATACTGCTGATCCTGAAAAAGATTTAAATGCAGTAAAATTTGAAAACATTTCATTTAAAGATGTTCTAAGTAAAGGACTCAAAGTGATGGACACTACTGCATTTACTTTAAGTCAAGAAAACAACCTGCCAATTATTGTTTTTGATATGAACAAAAAAGGAAACTTACTAAAAGTAGTTACCGGAGAAAATATTGGCACTAAAGTCAACTAA
- the rpsB gene encoding 30S ribosomal protein S2: protein MEKVEVKELLEAGVHFGHLTRKWNPNMAPYIYMERNGIHIINLYKTAAKIEETSEALAKIAASGKKILFVATKKQAKDIVAEKAGAVNQPYITERWPGGMLTNFVTIRKAVKKMASIDRMKKDGTFNSLSKKERLQVDRLRAKLEKNLGSISDMTRLPGALFVVDIMREHIAIKEAQKLNIPIFAMVDTNSDPREVDYLIPSNDDASKSVDKILSIVTSAIADGLSERKAEKADKEGKSKKSEDKKSEKKSDAKPAKKAEKKAVASEEEE from the coding sequence ATGGAAAAAGTAGAAGTAAAAGAATTACTTGAAGCAGGTGTACACTTCGGTCACCTAACACGTAAGTGGAATCCAAACATGGCCCCTTACATTTATATGGAACGTAACGGTATCCATATTATCAACCTTTACAAAACAGCAGCAAAAATCGAGGAAACTTCTGAAGCGTTAGCTAAAATAGCGGCATCAGGAAAGAAAATCCTTTTCGTTGCTACTAAAAAACAAGCTAAAGACATCGTAGCTGAAAAAGCAGGTGCTGTAAACCAACCTTATATTACTGAGCGTTGGCCAGGCGGAATGTTAACTAACTTTGTAACGATCAGAAAAGCCGTAAAGAAAATGGCTTCTATTGATAGAATGAAGAAAGATGGCACATTCAACTCTTTATCTAAAAAAGAACGTTTACAAGTTGATCGTTTACGTGCAAAATTAGAAAAGAACTTAGGTTCTATTTCTGACATGACACGTTTACCTGGTGCTTTATTCGTTGTAGATATTATGCGTGAGCATATTGCTATTAAAGAAGCACAAAAATTAAATATCCCAATTTTTGCGATGGTAGATACTAACTCTGACCCACGTGAAGTAGATTATTTAATCCCATCAAATGATGATGCTTCAAAATCCGTAGATAAAATCTTATCTATCGTAACCTCTGCTATCGCAGATGGTTTAAGCGAAAGAAAAGCTGAAAAAGCGGATAAAGAAGGAAAGTCTAAAAAATCAGAAGACAAAAAATCTGAGAAAAAATCAGACGCAAAGCCAGCTAAAAAAGCTGAGAAGAAAGCTGTTGCCTCTGAAGAAGAAGAATAA
- the rpsI gene encoding 30S ribosomal protein S9, translating to MEVIHKIGRRKTAVARVYLAEGKGKITVNKKDMADYFSTATLQYKVNQPLALTNNDGNFDITVNVYGGGITGQAEAIRLGLSRAMCELDPENRAILKPEGLLTRDPRMVERKKFGQKKARKKFQFSKR from the coding sequence ATGGAAGTAATTCACAAAATTGGCCGTAGAAAGACGGCTGTTGCTCGTGTGTACCTTGCTGAAGGAAAAGGCAAAATCACGGTGAACAAAAAAGACATGGCGGATTATTTTAGTACTGCAACATTGCAATACAAAGTAAACCAACCTTTAGCCTTGACTAACAATGATGGCAACTTTGATATTACTGTTAACGTATATGGAGGTGGTATCACCGGCCAGGCAGAAGCAATACGTTTAGGATTAAGTCGTGCAATGTGCGAACTAGATCCTGAAAACAGAGCAATATTAAAGCCAGAAGGTCTATTAACGAGAGACCCAAGAATGGTAGAGCGTAAGAAATTCGGACAGAAGAAAGCGCGTAAGAAATTCCAATTCTCGAAACGTTAA
- a CDS encoding L-threonylcarbamoyladenylate synthase, whose amino-acid sequence MDIISKDVSKAVALLNADEIVAIPTETVYGLAGNIYSEKAIKAIFETKKRPFFNPLIVHIPSIDSLNSIVEYVPEKAQLLAEAFWPGPVTLVLKKKNTIPDLITAGKDTVAVRVPNHPITLELLNQLNFPLAAPSANPFSSISPTTAQHVETYFKDQIKMVLDGGACTSGIESTIIGFENDEPIIYRLGSTALEDIERIVGKIKIKNSVAEQSRSKKNIAPDAPGMLERHYAPKTKTILTENISKLLPIYKGKRIGLITFQNEIEDNSVEVQIALSKTGNLTESASNLYDVLHQLDKMHLDIIIAERMPDYGLGKSINDRLQRATADT is encoded by the coding sequence ATGGACATTATTTCAAAAGACGTATCGAAAGCAGTTGCATTGTTAAATGCTGATGAAATTGTAGCCATTCCAACTGAAACGGTTTACGGATTAGCAGGAAATATCTATAGCGAAAAAGCCATCAAAGCCATTTTTGAAACTAAGAAGCGACCATTCTTTAATCCGCTGATTGTTCATATTCCCTCGATAGATAGCCTCAATAGTATTGTTGAGTATGTTCCTGAAAAAGCCCAATTATTAGCTGAAGCCTTTTGGCCAGGACCAGTAACTCTGGTTCTAAAGAAGAAAAATACAATTCCAGATTTAATTACCGCAGGAAAAGATACCGTTGCGGTTCGTGTTCCCAATCACCCAATAACTTTAGAATTGTTAAATCAGTTGAATTTCCCTTTGGCTGCGCCCAGTGCCAATCCATTTAGCAGTATCAGTCCGACTACAGCACAACACGTAGAAACTTATTTTAAGGATCAAATTAAAATGGTTTTAGATGGTGGCGCCTGCACCAGCGGCATTGAATCGACTATTATAGGTTTTGAAAATGATGAACCGATTATATACCGATTAGGTTCAACGGCATTAGAAGATATTGAGCGTATTGTGGGCAAAATTAAAATCAAGAATTCTGTCGCTGAGCAAAGTCGAAGTAAAAAGAACATTGCACCTGATGCACCAGGCATGTTAGAGCGTCATTACGCACCAAAAACAAAAACGATTTTAACTGAAAATATCTCCAAACTTTTACCTATTTACAAAGGAAAACGCATAGGGTTGATAACATTTCAAAATGAAATTGAAGATAATTCTGTTGAAGTTCAAATAGCGCTTTCTAAAACGGGAAACTTAACGGAATCGGCTTCAAATTTATATGATGTACTGCACCAATTAGATAAAATGCACCTTGATATTATTATAGCTGAACGTATGCCTGATTATGGATTGGGCAAATCCATCAACGACCGATTGCAACGCGCTACAGCGGACACTTAA
- the rplM gene encoding 50S ribosomal protein L13, translated as MDTLSYKTVSANKATVNKEWVLVDAEGQTLGRLASRVAILLRGKHKPNFTPHVDCGDNVIVVNAEKINLTGNKWTEKSYIRHTGYPGGQRSLTATELFGKDPSRLVEKSVKGMLPKNKLGATLFRNLTVVTGTAHPHEAQKPKAIKLNEIN; from the coding sequence GTGGATACATTAAGCTACAAAACAGTTTCAGCTAACAAAGCTACCGTTAACAAGGAGTGGGTTTTGGTTGATGCTGAAGGACAAACTTTAGGTCGCTTAGCTTCAAGAGTAGCAATACTTTTAAGAGGTAAGCACAAGCCTAATTTTACGCCACACGTTGATTGCGGTGACAATGTAATTGTTGTCAATGCTGAAAAAATCAACTTAACTGGTAACAAATGGACGGAAAAAAGTTACATCCGTCACACAGGTTATCCAGGTGGACAAAGAAGTTTGACAGCTACTGAATTATTTGGGAAAGACCCAAGTAGATTGGTAGAGAAGTCAGTAAAAGGAATGTTACCTAAAAATAAATTAGGTGCTACTCTTTTTAGAAATTTAACAGTTGTTACTGGTACAGCGCATCCTCATGAAGCGCAAAAACCAAAGGCAATTAAATTAAACGAAATTAACTAA
- the tsf gene encoding translation elongation factor Ts, which produces MENTVKVTAAEVNKLRQATGAGMMDCKKALVEAGGDFDKAIEVLRKKGQKVAEKRADRDSSEGAAVAKINDDNTAGVAIVLGCETDFVGKNENFVKLANDLADTALNYNSKEEFLAADFDGMTVAEKLTEQTGVIGEKLDITAFEKLEAPYVGQYVHINKIAALVGLSAKVDNVDTLVKDVAMQVASMGATTLSYKDFDAAYIASETEARIAVIEKDNIELGRLGKTLKNVPSYISMAQLTPEVIAEAEEAAKAELKAEGKPEQIWDRILPGKMERFISDNTTLDQEKALLDQKFIKDEKQTVADYVKTYGDVSVTGFKRATVG; this is translated from the coding sequence ATGGAAAATACTGTAAAAGTTACAGCAGCAGAAGTAAACAAGCTAAGACAAGCAACTGGTGCTGGTATGATGGATTGTAAAAAAGCTTTGGTTGAAGCTGGTGGCGATTTTGATAAAGCCATTGAAGTATTACGTAAAAAAGGTCAAAAAGTTGCAGAAAAAAGAGCTGACAGAGATTCTTCTGAAGGTGCTGCAGTTGCAAAAATAAATGACGACAATACTGCTGGTGTTGCAATCGTTTTGGGTTGTGAAACCGATTTTGTTGGTAAAAATGAAAACTTTGTAAAATTAGCTAATGATTTAGCAGATACAGCTTTAAACTACAACTCCAAAGAAGAATTTTTAGCTGCAGATTTTGACGGCATGACCGTTGCTGAAAAATTAACTGAGCAAACAGGTGTTATTGGAGAAAAATTGGATATCACTGCTTTTGAAAAATTAGAAGCACCTTATGTAGGCCAATATGTTCACATCAATAAAATTGCAGCCTTAGTTGGTTTGTCTGCTAAAGTTGACAATGTTGACACCTTGGTTAAAGATGTAGCTATGCAAGTGGCTTCAATGGGAGCAACGACGTTATCTTACAAAGATTTTGATGCCGCTTATATCGCATCAGAAACGGAAGCACGCATCGCAGTCATTGAAAAAGATAATATCGAATTAGGACGTTTAGGTAAAACCTTAAAAAATGTACCAAGCTATATTTCAATGGCACAATTAACGCCAGAAGTTATTGCTGAAGCTGAAGAAGCTGCAAAAGCAGAGTTAAAAGCTGAAGGGAAGCCAGAGCAAATTTGGGACAGAATTTTACCAGGTAAAATGGAGCGTTTCATTTCTGATAACACAACTTTAGACCAAGAAAAAGCATTATTGGATCAAAAGTTTATTAAAGATGAAAAGCAAACGGTTGCTGATTACGTTAAAACCTATGGTGACGTATCGGTTACTGGTTTTAAACGTGCTACAGTTGGATAA